The Juglans regia cultivar Chandler chromosome 10, Walnut 2.0, whole genome shotgun sequence genome includes the window TGCCTTCACGTCCTTTTACCTCTTTAATCCTGCGTGAAAAACCAGAAGAAAGATTTTATAGCCAAAAAATTTTCCCATTTCAGATTTCAAGAGATTGTACCTTTAAAGGCCCGACATGTAATAGGAGCAGAAGATCCAACTGAAGCGACAAATTGGAACATGCTTATAGGAAAAACCCTCAATAACAAATACGGATGCCCTTGGTTGGTGCCGATGTTGAATATAATCTCAAGTAACAATTACCACTATGCAGGAAGTCCCGATTCGAGAAGAAGGAAGAGTGTTAGCAATCTTATTGGGACTCcattgagagagagaccaagGAATCAACACGACAGGCTGAACGGAAGCGGTGACCAGTACAAGCTAATTGCAAGCAAGAAGATGGTCGGAGTTTTTGTAAGTGTGTGGATGAAAAGTGAATTGCTCGAGAAGTATTGCATTTCAAATGTGAAAGTTTGTTCAGTTGCTTGTGGCATCATGGGTTGTTTGGGAAACAAAGGTGCGGTTTCTGCAAGCATgtctattgaaggaactagctTTTGCTTCATTGCTGCCCACTTGGCTTCCGGTGAGAAAAAAGGTGATGAAGTTCGAAGGAATTACCAAGTCTCACAGATTTTCAGGCGAACTTCTTTCACTCGATCCCCACAAAACGACATCATGAGTTCTCCCCCTCTCACCATTTTAGGACATGAGTAAGTGGCCATactccaaacaaacaaacagaatacgaaaccaaaaaaattaaaaaatcaacttttgcGTATGTAACCTTTTTTTCCTAAGCGCCTGCATAGTTTTTTCTCAATAATTCAATGTTGGTTCTTGGTTATTTGAGCTTGGAAGTTAAAATGAGACTGACTTTCAATATATGTTAGGAACAACATTGTTGACAAGAGTAGTTTTTGTCACAAAAACCCCGTTTATATGCCCTGTTCTAAACAAGACTCATCTATTGTGTTTGTTGAATAGCCGGATACTCTGGCTCGGGGATCTCAACTACAGGCTATGCTTGGAGGACAGTTTTGCCAGGCAGCTTATAAAGAAGCAAGACTGGAGAGCATTGCACGAGTTTGATCAGCTCCGAAGGGAACAGAGAGATGGAAGAGTATTTCAAGGTTGGAAAGAGGGAAGCATTGATTTTGCGCCTACTTACAAGTATTCTTCCCACAATTTTAACTGTTACTCAGGTGGCCTTCCAAGCAGATCAGGAGAAAAGCAAAGAACTCCAGCATGGTATAACTATCAATCATTGTTCTCACTTAACTTTTGAACTGTATTAGGCAACCCCACCACGGGGCAACCACTAAGCTTGGATGTGTTAGTATTTGGTCCTAAATCAATGGGTCATCTGACCCCGTACTCCTTGGTTGCAAGGATAGTTTTGAACTGAATTTCCATTCTCCCACTGTCAAAATTATTAATGCTAGTTGTCCCAAAATAAACTTACAAGAACAATACGTGAGAGGATACCGTGTAATGGCAGGTGCGATAGAATTCTATGGTATGGGAGAGGAATAAAGCAACTATCCTATTTTCGTAGCGAAAGCAAGTTCTCAGATCATCGGCCTGTCTCAGCCCTATTCTCCACACAGGTAAAGCCGTTAAGTCTACCAGTACAAGAATTGTTGCAATGCACACCAATTTTCCCACCATAAGGCCTCCCAAACAAACTGTAAGTTCTACCTGCTAGTCCCAAAATTTAGTTTTCCCAAGatctaattacttttttacttgCATTTCCAGTAAAATTGAATCATCTAAAAGTAAGAAAAACGGTTACCTTGTCATTGTCATTAACATTATCATCATCTCTGCAGGGCCCAAGTGACAGATAATGAAGTGGCCAGATCAACATTCCTATTGTTTGTAAAGGATGTGGAGCCATCATCAGTACAAATGCACAACTATAGATCAAACAGATGAGAATGGATACAGCTGGCCTGTGTGGCTGCAGGCTGGCTTGATGTGCTATTTATTGTCTTGCAGCCTTCTTTCCCGTACCAAATTCTCTGTTTTCTGCGAGTCTTATTTGTTAGCAATGGAAATTAGATCTGATTAATGACAAGTCTAGTACTGCAATTGTAGAAATGTAGGGAGGAAGAATTATCTAGCAAAACAAATGGTATGAAGATTGGGATTCATTGAaatgtttatgaaaattgacCGAGTATATTGTTGATgctttaaaacataaaaaagcaaTTCCAAAAAGTAGTTTGATGTTACACAAAATGGGCAGTCATGTCACTTGTCAGTACCTTAAGAGCTTCTATATCAGATCCAGCGGTGGATATCTCTTCCTGAATTGGAGAAACACTAGCCCGAAAGAAGGTAAAAATAATTGAGTAGGAAATAATTCCACCTAATGAGGGTAGCTCTAAGAATTGAATCTAACAATCGTTGCAAGAATCTTCAACTTTGTGGCCTTTAACCACTTGCTCAACGGTTTTCTATGTTAGACTTTTagtttttctagaaaatctTCACTCTCTTTCGTATGCTTTTCAGTTCTCAAACTCAAATGGCTGGAGGTAAAAGATTATATGGatctctttattcttttaagaagttttatagctggtatcagagctaaatcttttagctttgtatttgaattattagcattttaattttattcatataatgaGTCTTTAATGATTTCGGAGATGAACTTGACTTTcgacttttaaatttttgtctTTGAATTCATATCCGAATGGTTATGTGCTCGTAACTATATTAATGGATTTCAAAGGCATGTTTTGACTTTGGGCTTAATTTCAAACTTTATACATATTGATGGGCCTTTAGGCTAATTTATAGTTAATATGTTTTTACCTATTTTAGTAGATGCCCAgttatatttcttttgaataatgAAAGTAATGATGTAGCATccttattatttaaaagaatatataaataaatttggaatcTCATTATAActaaatcataaattttaagaatttatccCTAtaggaaaatttataatttttgtgatttaattagtttaagaaaatgattttcagTATTGACGGTAAAATTTGTCTTTTGCCTACAAGTGTGgatagttttatttattaatattcggAATAATTTGtcttacaaataaatataagtaaATTTATACTGTTATGCAACTTTTTCCCACAAGAAGGTTAAAATTTACTTGAATTCATagtattaaagttttttttttttttttgtttttggagctATTGTTCCACAATTCTTAGCTGAtggtgtttattttattataatgctTGATGGCACTAATTATTATGACTAGAAAGATTCGGTTCATTTTATCTTGGGGTCTATGGACCTTGTCCATGCACTCCGTGTGGAGCAACCATCTGTTGCCATGGATATGGATACATAGGAAGTCATCGAAAATCGCCAATAGTGGGAGCAATCTAATCGCCTAAGTTTAATGCTCATAAAGTCTCGTATGAGTAAAAGTATTAGAGGTTCTATTGGTGACTGCATTATAATTAAGGAATTAATGCAGGCAATTGATGAACAGTTTGTTCACTCTGACACGGCTTTGGCTAGCACTCTTATCAGACAATTCACTACTAAAGCTTTTGACAGTTCTAAGGTATGCTTGCATACATTACGGAAATGAGAGACattgtttctcaacttaaaAGCTTAAAGATAGAGATATCTGAGTCGTTCTTGGTCCATTTCATCCTTTACTCACTGCCATATGAGTATGGCTTTTCAAGATCTCTTATAacacaaataagaaaaattggTCAGTTACGGATCTTCTGACCATGTGTGTGAAAGAATAGGAAAGAATGAAGCATGATCGACCTGAAAGTGCAAATATGGTCGTAAATGATAAAGCTAAGATCGAGAAAAGCCAAGGTGGAcctcaaaagaaaaggaaacataaTGTGCCCTCAAAATCTAATGGATCTAATGGCAAAAAAGTGACCTGCTTCTTTTGCAAGAAAGAGGGCCATGTACAGAAGAGCTATATCAAGTAGGGGTCATGTAAgaaaaaactggaaaatcggTTGACAGACGAACCTGGTTCAATCTGGTCTATAACCAATCCGATGCGGTACTaattcttaaaaatgaaaatcgaTCCTAAACTGGTGCTGtaccgattttcatattttgaaaatcgattTAAACCGAGCTGGACcggtacatatatatttttaattttatattattattatatatattatattttatatttctaattattataacatgaaattccaattttattattcagtctattaatcttataacataaaattaatatactagtataattagacactaattatGCTactttaatcttattattcaagtttattaatttcACAATTAAGTTAGAGACTACTTATATTATACAActataattgaacattaaaaaattgttaattgttaataataaatactaaattctcacattaagtttagtattaaaaaaattataatactaaacATATATAGGGTCACACGTATAAATGataaaccgaaaaatcggactGAAACCTAAAAATTGAAtgacctgctaacagctattctcaacacagtctaaatgacttgtcgAGCTTCGTGCAATATGTGAAATGCATTGGTGAGAGAGCAGGGCCATCGGGCTCTACCAACCTATAAGTGTCAATTTACGAAGTAAAGCACAGGAACcaagccatgagctctgacctgctaacagctattctcaacgcagtctaaatgacttacCGAGCTTCGTGCAATATGTGaaatgcgttggtgagggagcagggcTTTCGGGCTCTGTCAGCCTATAAGTGCTAATCCATAAAGTATAAAGCACAAGAACTGAATCATaagctctgacctgctaacagctattctcaaagcagtctaaatgacttgccgagcttcaTGCAAAGATCTCTAACGAACGGAATCTCCATCAGAGATAGAATCTCCATTAGAGAGAGAATCTCCATCAAAACAAAATCTCCATTAAAGATCAAATCTCCATCaaacgaaatctccatcagaGATCAAATCTCCATCAAACAAAATCAAGTACATCTCCCGCACCATTTGAACTCTGCGCTCGCGAGACATTATTGGGCCCAGCTTAAAGCTAGGAAATAGGAGCGAAAGAGATCGAGGAAATAAGAGCGAAAACAAAACAGAGGAAATAGGAGTGAAAAATAAGCTAAGAAAATAGGAGCGAaaacaaaactgaaaaaatatgAGTGAAAAGAAAGTTGAGGAAATATGAGCGAGAAAATTGAGGAAAAAGATATTGAAGAAATATGAGCAAAAACAAAGCTGAAGAAATAGGAGTAAAAATAAAAGCTGAGAAATCAAGgaatacaataatttttctttataatttacaaCCTCAAAATGATGCTAAAAATTAGCAGGCTTTTGTGAAGGGAAAAAATACTCATAGCTCATAAAATTAGGGCTCAACCCACCAAGCCATTACTAATGACAAAAAGGGGAACCATGAAGAGATAAGAATGGACATGAGTGAGACATGAGAGCTGCAAATGTCAAGAGAGATATGGAGACAAGAGAGATATTAGGGCTGTAAAGTGACAGATGGtcagaagaaaaaataagagagtTCACGTAAGGGAGATCTGTCAACTCATAGTAGGCTGGCATGTACAGTAGGAGAGTCAAGCAAGCCTATAAAATTGCTGTACCGAGAGTGTGAAGCTGCCAAAGCCCGCAAAACAAGACATCaacaaaagtaataataataataataataattttttttttaaaaaaaaagtagagtatCTGTTTGGTTGGTGGGAAAATGAAGGAAGAGCAAATCAACCTTTGGCTTCTCAGAATCCTATTGTTTACTGAGAAAATAACTCATATCAACTGAACGCGTCTACTTCTACAGTCTATTATTTCTTTGTTCTCGAtgagatttttgtatttttgaataCCAGAGCAACTTTGCTTGAGATACTGAAttgattttctttgtttcttttaccATTATTTTCTCGGTAACTAGAGGGatgaagagaaaatggagatgcAAGGACAGAGTATGGAGTACCTCCTTGCGATTTTAAGTCGCGGAATACGCTTAGTGGCTGCTTCTGAGGTTCACTTCCCGCCATGGTTTTTGAGCTTCGTTTTCGTCGCGCTGCTTCTTCACAATCTCGCACCTATTACAAACTCCTCCCAGGCCATTAGGCCTTTATAGAGGTGCTCAGTTGAAGACTATCTGTGGCCCAAGAAGAGGCCCATCTCACCGAGGATATACGCCTAGACTTATGGCCCAAGTTcaaaaaaaagttcatttgCTTACCAAAGACGCATATCCAGGCAGGCTTAAAAATGTAGAGGCTCGTAAGACGGGACTACAGTAAGAGATTATGAACTTAAACTTTCttaataatttgagataaatatCCTTCAAATTCTAATTTTTGCTATCTCCAATCGCACTTATTGTTTGacactcacttaaaaatatgttacatcaatagatttaaataaaataaaaaataatattatcagtATCAAATCAAGTgtcaaacaatattatatttgttttttaagaaaatgtatTCTCCTACCATTTAAATGGGGTTAAGTGGCACATGGTACTTATGGTATTATTGTTGTCTTTGACAAAGGGaagttgataaaataaataaaataaaataaaaaattaatgatatccATGCAGtacatttcacaatatattttataatacatgTTTAAAAgtgagggtatttttataaaatgatattatttttataaaatattttattaaattaccttttattttaaaatataattatataatatgttatgaaaagtgacgtgtatttatatatatatattttttaaataggaGACCCCACTAATCTTTGTTGGGATGGATTGGGAATGGGGTTCCCACTATGGTATCGCCGGAGATTTGAGTTTTGTCTTCTTTTGATTCTTTCCTTTTGCTATTAACTGAAAAGCTCTATGATTGTTAAGGATTTAAAGTCtggataaataaaatattattttttaatattattattagttaaagattaaaaaaattaaattatttattatattttatatataaatttaaaaaaattatcataataaaataaaataagatgagataaaatattttcactatctaCTATTAAATTTTCAACGTCATCGTCATTAGGGAGCCTTTTAATCAATAGTCTTATTACGTAGAAATGTCCCTAAGATATTTTtgccccatttttttttcattttagttttgACCCCTTGATTAAGAAGGAAAATGAATTGCATGAGAAATACTAGACGTCCAGCTGATGTCATGGAGgactctataaaaataaatatggactCGCCAAAGTTCTCAATCTCAAATTCCCATATGTTAAAccgtatgaatatatatatatcaaaaggcttggaaaaacaaaagatacGCGACGTCCATGGCattgatttttcatttctttttcaatatttattttgggaCGTTACCGTAATTTAtgatttagattgtgtttggacagtggagtatttttaaatattctgtaaatagtaataaaaaaataattatagaatactAAATAGGAATGAAAAGtatatgaaaagtaataataaaataataaatagtagtgaggtatTATCAGGTATTGACTTCGTTTGGTTACTGAACTCAActagttcaatctaattttaagctgagtctaacatctaaacactcaactctcaaattattaaactcatttcaactcaaaatcttcttacacatgggattcacaaaatttttcaatttaaaatatctttatacagacccataactttttttaattttttataaaaaaatattaaattcatcttaacatccaaacacactttaagtctttaaactcagtttagatggatctcacataattttttttactactcaattcattattattcataaaaaatttaactgaaatgaactcaatttaacatctaaacgcaacctCAATGAACTAGGCTTGAAAATACCTCAATACTAAAACTAGACATTAGTGATGACGACGACGAATATGCCAATAGTGCAAGGCCTGCATAACTTGAGCTAGCTCATCGACTTGTATCTTTAGAGAAGTTAGTGGGATACATGACAAAAATAAAGTGATGAGGCTCTAAATTCTCTCAATCAATTATATAGTAGCATTTATAAGTAATGGTGGGGGACGGCCTCAACATGgctaatttatttgtttttatatacacacatatatacatgcatgtagTGGGGGGGCATGATTTGATATCTCGATCGATCTCCCTGATCAATAGCAATTATTGgtttttacaattaatttaattaatttccacaATTAATCCTGAATTGTTTTTAGaattcaaaataacttttctccCGCATTATAATATCCGATATATgctagatataaattttaaatagataaattttatacaaattttttgtaaaacaataggtcctactaataaagaataaatttttttatacttttttaatgtgGAATCCATTTTTTTACAAGGATTTGTAGGAGACTTACCTATTTAgagtttgtacaaatcatttatcatatatatatatatatattgatgaaaatatgcttttcatatatataaattggaaAATGCTAAGCGTCCCGCTCTTAGCGCCCAGCTACCGCTTGCaataatgtgtattttttatgtgttttttttttagttttttttttatatagattttgctaataattttaaatatttaaaaaaaataaaaaaattcctaatattattaaaaaataatttattaatcatgaaatttttattttactttgccgttaagaaagtgttttataataatttttttttaatttctgattaaagaagtgcttttaataattttctaaatttatcttattttttagaatattaaaaagtattaaaaaatctctataaaaataattgaaaaaatacattaaaaaatatatgttagaaCCAACAGTAGCTCTCAGTGGGAGCCACCAGCAGTAGTTATAGCAGTACTCATATAAATTATCTggagatattatttttatattatgttgCTGTATATTGATATTATCTAGAACTGATGAGTTCAAACTGATCTCGTTCATGATTaatgatattgttttttttcataatcCTACTAATTAACTAGCGGACTTTCAGCGCATTTTTTCATCACAAACCTGCTTGCTGATTGAAGAGTTAGTCATGtcataagagtaatattattatatttatatttttaaaagatgaatatTAGATGAGTAATGCATGGTAGAAACAGTCTTAAGACATGTAAATTTCacgtaatatttcatttaaaaatattagaaaaatttgggactcacataaaaaaattatttttataataatgaacttttttttttttaggagtaCACAAAATTTGTACATTCTAgtactgcaaatatcatttttcatgctGAATATAGTTATTgggtttacaaatctcaacacgCTCTCTTCAAAAAAGAATGGgagtccaccattaaaaaataaatttttttatataaatctcatatttatctttttttttttaagtatacaGAAATTGCacactctaaaactatattcagtattactctttttaataACCTAATTTATGGTTGTGTGCATGAATGTCCAAACAATTATCAAATGATATTTCAAACTGTATGTTAATATCAATaaagcattggcattggcttcatcaaaagtctaaccaaatataaaatatgatgaatttcctcaaaagagagaaagagagtagctacattagattagtcaaagaGATAAGTGAGAAGCTTTGAGCTATAGTAAATAGAtgtgtttcttcaaatttaaagggCTACTGTTCAcccatcaaatctattttttattcacttttaatctccaactgtcttttttattcacgtttaatctctaaccgtcttgtaataataatgtaagaaacaaattaaattattaattaacatatgattagtgtaattataaaatatgagaaaaaataaaaatattattattaaaaaaataatattattttattattttatattattattttgatgaattcaatagataattcaatgtggagttatgaataaaaagattttagttatatgaaaaatatgtatttttcatcaaattttgaaaataaatttgatgagtcTAATGCGAGTGTGCTTAATTCATAGTAATAATCTATTCtcagttaaaagaaaaaaaaaggttgataacaaaatattttattaatgcgaggttaaatgttatatcttatatgtacaaaaatcaaacaaaatgatcaaattaattgtaaaaataaaagataaaaattgatCGTACGCTACACATCTAGACAATAACTTCTCTAAAATATATGtaactcatcattttaattacacaaatataataaaaatatttcttaaaaaaattattgtaattcTCCCTAGCTAGCTTAATTGACCCCAAAA containing:
- the LOC109008938 gene encoding type IV inositol polyphosphate 5-phosphatase 7-like isoform X1, which encodes MDIETQKPKVQRLGKWFKRKHKKDGPFHLSEVSDGGEDEGDEYLDSVLFRSKEMAPYISIDELRIFVGTWNVAGRSPIGSLAVDLEEWLNLKDAADMYVLGFQEIVPLKARHVIGAEDPTEATNWNMLIGKTLNNKYGCPWLVPMLNIISSNNYHYAGSPDSRRRKSVSNLIGTPLRERPRNQHDRLNGSGDQYKLIASKKMVGVFVSVWMKSELLEKYCISNVKVCSVACGIMGCLGNKGAVSASMSIEGTSFCFIAAHLASGEKKGDEVRRNYQVSQIFRRTSFTRSPQNDIMSSPPLTILGHDRILWLGDLNYRLCLEDSFARQLIKKQDWRALHEFDQLRREQRDGRVFQGWKEGSIDFAPTYKYSSHNFNCYSGGLPSRSGEKQRTPAWCDRILWYGRGIKQLSYFRSESKFSDHRPVSALFSTQVKPLSLPVQELLQCTPIFPP
- the LOC109008938 gene encoding type IV inositol polyphosphate 5-phosphatase 7-like isoform X2, which produces MDIETQKPKVQRLGKWFKRKHKKDGPFHLSEVSDGGEDEGDEYLDSVLFRSKEMAPYISIDELRIFVGTWNVAGRSPIGSLAVDLEEWLNLKDAADIFQEIVPLKARHVIGAEDPTEATNWNMLIGKTLNNKYGCPWLVPMLNIISSNNYHYAGSPDSRRRKSVSNLIGTPLRERPRNQHDRLNGSGDQYKLIASKKMVGVFVSVWMKSELLEKYCISNVKVCSVACGIMGCLGNKGAVSASMSIEGTSFCFIAAHLASGEKKGDEVRRNYQVSQIFRRTSFTRSPQNDIMSSPPLTILGHDRILWLGDLNYRLCLEDSFARQLIKKQDWRALHEFDQLRREQRDGRVFQGWKEGSIDFAPTYKYSSHNFNCYSGGLPSRSGEKQRTPAWCDRILWYGRGIKQLSYFRSESKFSDHRPVSALFSTQVKPLSLPVQELLQCTPIFPP